The proteins below come from a single Arthrobacter sp. zg-Y1171 genomic window:
- a CDS encoding folate-binding protein YgfZ, which produces MTYSSPLLSRHGAVEAGGLDAGTASHYGDPLREQRDLARGSAVVDLSFRGVVTVSGPDRLSWLNTLSSQQVADLQPGVSSELLLLSVQGRIDYDARIIDDGATSWLLVESAEAPGLTEWLQRMKFMLRVDIADVTDQWAVAGATVEVPQWEQYLRWTDPWPHIGAGGFAYTAVPEDAHPGLERPWYEYLIPRAGFDAAMDASGRTLAGSMASEALRIAAWRPRLGAETDEKTIPHELDLIRTAVHLAKGCYKGQETVARVHNLGHPPRRLVFLQLDGSQHTLPAAGSPVMLGERQVGTLTSVGAHYEMGPVGLAVVKRSVDPSVQLVVNDDGELYAAAQEPIVAPDAGAVVGRASGFLKAPRR; this is translated from the coding sequence ATGACGTATTCCAGCCCCCTGCTTTCCCGCCACGGCGCCGTTGAAGCCGGCGGACTCGACGCCGGTACGGCCTCGCACTACGGCGATCCGCTCCGCGAACAGCGCGACCTTGCCCGCGGCAGCGCCGTCGTCGACCTTTCCTTCCGCGGCGTGGTCACCGTCTCCGGCCCCGACCGCCTCAGCTGGTTGAACACGCTGTCCTCCCAGCAGGTGGCGGATCTTCAGCCGGGCGTGAGCTCGGAGCTGCTGCTGCTCAGCGTGCAGGGGCGGATTGACTATGACGCGCGGATCATCGACGACGGCGCCACGTCCTGGCTGCTGGTCGAATCCGCTGAAGCGCCGGGCCTGACCGAGTGGCTGCAGCGGATGAAGTTCATGCTCCGGGTCGACATCGCGGACGTCACTGACCAGTGGGCCGTGGCCGGTGCAACGGTTGAGGTGCCGCAGTGGGAGCAGTACCTGCGCTGGACCGATCCCTGGCCGCACATTGGTGCCGGCGGGTTTGCCTACACCGCCGTGCCGGAAGATGCCCACCCCGGGCTTGAGCGGCCCTGGTACGAATACCTGATTCCACGGGCCGGGTTTGATGCCGCCATGGACGCCTCCGGGCGCACCCTGGCCGGCTCCATGGCTTCCGAGGCCCTGCGCATTGCCGCCTGGCGTCCGCGGCTGGGCGCGGAGACGGACGAGAAGACCATCCCGCACGAGCTGGACCTGATCCGCACCGCCGTGCACCTGGCAAAGGGCTGCTACAAAGGCCAGGAAACCGTGGCGCGGGTACACAACCTGGGGCACCCGCCCCGCCGGCTGGTGTTCCTGCAGCTGGACGGATCGCAGCACACCCTTCCGGCCGCCGGCAGCCCCGTAATGCTGGGGGAGCGGCAGGTCGGCACCCTGACCTCGGTCGGCGCCCACTATGAAATGGGCCCCGTGGGCCTGGCAGTGGTGAAGCGGTCCGTGGATCCGTCCGTACAGCTGGTGGTGAACGACGACGGCGAGCTCTACGCCGCCGCGCAGGAACCCATCGTGGCTCCGGACGCGGGCGCCGTGGTGGGACGCGCCTCCGGCTTCCTGAAGGCACCGCGGCGCTGA
- a CDS encoding 6-phosphofructokinase: protein MKIGILTSGGDCPGLNAVIRGAVLKGIKEYEDIEFVGFRDGWRGVVDGDIIDLPRSRVRGISKQGGTILGTSRTNPFDGPNGGPEKIKATLERLGIDAVIAIGGEGTLAAAQRLTDAGLKIVGVPKTVDNDLDATDYTFGFDTAVEIATEACDRLRTTGESHHRCMVAEVMGRHVGWIALHSGMAAGAHAILIPEHPVSIEQIAQWVSDARDRGRAPLVVVAEGFVTTDMEMPHSERGLDSFGRPRLGGIGELLAPEIEARTGIETRATVLGHIQRGGVPTAYDRVLATRLGMAAVDSVVDSLWGTMVSLHGTDIVHVGFEKALGNLKTVPEHRYDEAAILFG, encoded by the coding sequence ATGAAGATCGGTATCCTCACCAGCGGAGGGGACTGCCCCGGGCTGAACGCCGTGATCCGCGGTGCCGTCCTCAAAGGCATCAAGGAATACGAGGACATCGAGTTCGTCGGTTTCCGTGACGGCTGGCGCGGCGTGGTCGACGGCGACATCATAGACCTGCCCCGCTCCCGCGTCCGCGGCATCTCAAAGCAGGGCGGAACGATCCTCGGGACGTCCCGCACCAACCCGTTTGACGGCCCAAACGGCGGACCGGAGAAGATCAAGGCCACGCTGGAACGCCTCGGGATCGACGCCGTTATCGCCATCGGCGGTGAGGGCACCCTCGCGGCGGCCCAGCGGCTCACGGACGCCGGCCTGAAAATCGTCGGCGTGCCCAAGACCGTGGATAACGATCTTGATGCCACCGATTACACCTTCGGCTTCGATACCGCAGTGGAAATTGCCACCGAGGCCTGCGACCGCCTGCGGACCACGGGCGAATCCCACCACCGCTGCATGGTGGCCGAAGTCATGGGCCGGCACGTGGGCTGGATCGCCCTGCACTCCGGCATGGCCGCCGGTGCCCACGCCATCCTGATTCCCGAGCACCCGGTCAGCATCGAGCAGATCGCCCAGTGGGTCAGTGATGCCCGCGACCGCGGACGCGCCCCGCTGGTGGTTGTTGCCGAAGGTTTCGTCACCACCGATATGGAAATGCCGCACTCGGAACGGGGCCTCGACAGTTTCGGCCGCCCGCGGCTGGGCGGCATCGGGGAACTGCTGGCGCCGGAAATCGAAGCGCGGACCGGCATCGAAACCCGTGCCACGGTTCTTGGCCACATCCAGCGCGGCGGTGTACCGACCGCCTACGACCGGGTCCTTGCCACCCGCCTGGGCATGGCGGCAGTGGATTCGGTGGTGGACAGCCTGTGGGGAACCATGGTGTCGCTGCACGGTACGGACATTGTGCACGTGGGCTTCGAAAAGGCCCTCGGCAATCTCAAGACGGTCCCCGAGCACCGCTACGACGAGGCCGCCATCCTGTTCGGCTAG
- a CDS encoding response regulator transcription factor, with the protein MTVHPSPPIDVVVVDDHAIFRSGLRADLDARINVVAEADSVETAVAAITARRPAVVLLDVHLPGGNGGGGAEVLAGCAGLLGVTRFLALSVSDAAEDVVTVIRAGARGYVTKTISGPEISDAVLRVAGGDAVFSPRLAGFVLDAFGTASVAAVDDELDRLSARELEVMRLIARGYSYKEVARELFISVKTVETHVSSVLRKLQLSSRHELTRWAADRRLL; encoded by the coding sequence ATGACGGTCCACCCCTCGCCGCCGATCGACGTCGTCGTGGTTGATGACCATGCCATCTTCCGCTCCGGCCTCCGAGCGGACCTCGACGCCCGCATCAACGTGGTGGCCGAAGCGGACAGCGTCGAAACCGCGGTTGCCGCGATCACGGCCCGTCGTCCCGCCGTCGTCCTCCTCGATGTCCACCTGCCCGGCGGCAACGGCGGCGGAGGTGCCGAAGTGCTGGCGGGGTGCGCCGGGCTGCTCGGGGTGACCCGTTTCCTAGCGCTGAGCGTCTCCGATGCCGCCGAAGACGTGGTCACGGTCATCCGGGCCGGTGCGCGCGGCTACGTCACCAAGACCATTTCGGGTCCGGAGATTTCCGACGCCGTCCTGCGGGTGGCCGGCGGCGACGCGGTGTTCTCGCCGCGCCTGGCGGGATTCGTGCTGGACGCCTTCGGCACGGCGAGCGTGGCCGCAGTGGATGACGAACTGGACCGCCTCTCGGCCCGTGAGCTCGAGGTCATGCGGCTGATCGCCCGCGGCTACAGCTACAAGGAGGTGGCCCGCGAGCTGTTCATTTCCGTGAAGACGGTGGAAACCCACGTCTCCTCGGTGCTGCGCAAGCTCCAGCTGTCCTCACGCCACGAGCTCACCCGCTGGGCCGCGGACCGCCGCCTGCTCTAG
- the nusG gene encoding transcription termination/antitermination protein NusG, producing MSEQELESQINDNADLDTEDQMTAADVDEAPAAVDASADEENAAEEAADSAEDAEPEEDPAVAFKAKLRRQEGDWYVIHSYAGYENRVKSNLETRIQTLDMEEDIFEIQVPMEEVVEIKNTTRKIVNRVRIPGYVLVRMNLTDESWGVVRHTPGVTGFVGNAHNPTPLSLSEVYSMLEHTIVSPKTEAGKPAQQQSSNIAVDFEVGEPVTVNEGPFETLQATISEIKPESQQLVVLVTIFERETPVTLGFGQVTKLQ from the coding sequence GTGTCCGAGCAAGAACTCGAATCACAGATCAATGACAACGCTGATCTGGATACCGAGGATCAGATGACCGCAGCCGACGTCGACGAGGCGCCCGCTGCTGTTGATGCTTCGGCAGACGAAGAAAACGCAGCCGAAGAGGCTGCCGATTCCGCAGAAGACGCTGAGCCCGAGGAAGATCCGGCTGTTGCCTTCAAGGCAAAGCTGCGCCGCCAGGAGGGTGACTGGTACGTCATCCACTCCTACGCCGGCTATGAAAACCGCGTGAAGTCCAACCTTGAGACCCGCATCCAGACGCTGGACATGGAAGAGGACATCTTCGAAATCCAGGTCCCGATGGAAGAAGTCGTCGAGATCAAGAACACCACGCGGAAGATCGTCAACCGCGTCCGCATTCCCGGTTACGTCCTGGTGCGCATGAACCTCACCGACGAGTCTTGGGGCGTTGTCCGGCACACCCCCGGCGTCACCGGCTTCGTGGGCAATGCCCACAACCCGACTCCTCTGAGCCTGTCCGAGGTGTACTCGATGCTCGAGCACACGATCGTTTCCCCGAAGACCGAGGCCGGCAAGCCTGCACAGCAGCAGTCCTCCAACATTGCCGTTGACTTCGAGGTCGGCGAGCCCGTAACGGTCAACGAAGGCCCGTTCGAGACGCTCCAGGCCACCATCTCGGAGATCAAGCCCGAGTCCCAGCAGCTGGTGGTCCTCGTGACCATCTTCGAGCGCGAGACACCTGTGACCCTCGGCTTCGGCCAGGTCACCAAGCTCCAGTAG
- the secE gene encoding preprotein translocase subunit SecE, protein MSEAKVTETAASSSKGHPSSGPKKRGFFAGIALFLRQVIDELKKVVTPTRKELLRYTLVVLAFVMVMMLIVTALDFAFGRGALWIFGSGGGES, encoded by the coding sequence ATGAGTGAGGCGAAGGTGACCGAGACAGCTGCCAGCAGCTCCAAGGGACACCCCTCCAGCGGGCCCAAGAAGCGCGGGTTCTTCGCCGGTATCGCTCTCTTCCTGCGCCAGGTGATTGACGAGCTGAAAAAGGTGGTCACCCCCACCCGCAAGGAACTGCTGAGGTACACGCTCGTTGTCCTCGCGTTCGTGATGGTGATGATGCTTATCGTTACGGCTCTCGACTTTGCCTTTGGCAGGGGCGCACTGTGGATCTTCGGCTCGGGCGGCGGCGAAAGCTAG
- a CDS encoding PspC domain-containing protein, with product MEKFFSIVRSSPIKRQRGWVGGVCAGIAATYGWDVSLVRIGVLLSFLLPFVGLGTYVVAWLLLPKTDGTIILQRLVSPRA from the coding sequence ATGGAAAAGTTCTTCAGCATCGTGCGCTCCTCCCCCATCAAAAGGCAGAGAGGCTGGGTCGGCGGAGTCTGCGCCGGCATCGCGGCAACCTACGGGTGGGATGTTTCCCTGGTCCGGATCGGCGTCCTCCTCAGTTTCCTGCTGCCGTTTGTAGGCCTGGGCACGTACGTCGTGGCATGGCTGCTGCTGCCGAAGACGGACGGAACCATCATCCTCCAGCGCCTCGTGAGCCCCCGCGCTTAG
- a CDS encoding pyridoxal phosphate-dependent aminotransferase, translating to MSSTGRISERIASIAESATLAVDAKAKALKAAGRPVIGFGAGEPDFPTPGYIVDAAVDAARQPRFHRYSPAGGLPELKKAIAAKTLRDSGYAVDPAQVLVTNGGKQAVYESFATLLNPGDEVLVPTPYWTTYPEAIRLAGGVPVEVFAGPEQGYLVSVEQLEAARTGATKVLLFVSPSNPTGAVYPPEQVAEIGRWAAEHGLWVITDEIYEHLTYDGVPFTSIATAAPELGDKVVVLNGVAKTYAMTGWRVGWMIAAADVIKAATNLQSHLSSNVSNVSQMAALAAVSGPLTAVDEMKQAFDRRRRAMVSALNAIDGVECPMPEGAFYAYADVRGLLGREFPGKEGPVRPQTSAELAALILDTVEVAVVPGEAFGPSGYLRLSYALGDEDLATGMERLQDFLGKGR from the coding sequence ATGTCTTCCACCGGCCGTATTTCAGAGCGCATCGCTTCCATTGCCGAGTCCGCAACCCTCGCAGTGGATGCCAAGGCCAAGGCATTAAAGGCCGCCGGGCGCCCGGTGATTGGTTTCGGCGCGGGCGAACCGGACTTCCCCACCCCGGGCTACATCGTCGACGCCGCCGTCGACGCCGCCCGCCAGCCGCGTTTCCACCGCTACTCCCCCGCCGGCGGGCTCCCTGAGCTCAAGAAGGCGATTGCTGCCAAGACCCTGCGGGACTCCGGCTACGCCGTTGACCCCGCCCAGGTCCTGGTCACCAACGGCGGCAAGCAGGCCGTCTACGAATCCTTCGCTACGCTGCTGAACCCGGGCGACGAAGTCCTGGTTCCCACCCCGTACTGGACCACGTACCCGGAAGCCATCCGGCTCGCCGGCGGTGTCCCGGTAGAGGTGTTCGCCGGCCCGGAGCAGGGCTACCTGGTGAGCGTCGAGCAGCTTGAGGCAGCCCGCACCGGGGCCACCAAGGTCCTGCTCTTCGTTTCCCCGTCCAACCCCACCGGCGCCGTATATCCTCCGGAACAGGTCGCCGAAATCGGCCGCTGGGCGGCAGAACACGGACTGTGGGTCATCACGGATGAAATCTACGAGCACCTGACCTACGACGGCGTCCCCTTCACCTCGATCGCCACCGCGGCCCCGGAGCTGGGCGACAAGGTCGTGGTGCTGAACGGCGTAGCCAAGACCTACGCCATGACCGGCTGGCGGGTCGGCTGGATGATCGCGGCCGCTGACGTCATCAAGGCCGCCACCAACCTGCAGTCCCACCTGTCCTCCAACGTGTCCAACGTGTCGCAGATGGCCGCCCTGGCCGCCGTGTCCGGACCTCTGACGGCCGTGGATGAAATGAAGCAGGCCTTCGACCGCCGCCGCCGCGCCATGGTGTCGGCCCTCAACGCCATCGACGGCGTCGAATGCCCCATGCCCGAAGGCGCGTTCTACGCCTATGCAGACGTTCGCGGCCTGCTTGGGCGCGAGTTCCCGGGCAAGGAAGGCCCGGTCCGGCCGCAGACGTCCGCCGAGCTGGCGGCGCTGATCCTCGACACCGTCGAAGTTGCCGTGGTTCCCGGTGAAGCGTTCGGCCCCTCGGGCTACCTCCGCCTCTCCTACGCCCTGGGCGACGAAGACCTCGCCACCGGGATGGAGCGCCTGCAGGACTTCCTCGGCAAGGGCCGGTAG
- a CDS encoding ATP-binding protein, which yields MREPLVRPRERIIAGVCAGLAAHLGWPVKLTRIVMAVLVLGAGSGFILYGWLWIMVPTQEEQEKKEQVSANPRSIAENYARQLREGTVPARQPGKTGQREVAAGIALLLVAAAFIAQRLGADLNWGLFVPVAAIAGGAVLAWTQLDESRRAGLMNSAGADRASGMIRLAAGLLLVVAGVLVVVSGAVSWDVLMSGLLASAAVLAGVALVFTPWAIKHWRDLEAERSGRIRQTERAEIAAHLHDSVLQTLALIQKRAGSEQDVIRLARAQERELRQWLYSDRARAEDHLVECMRRIAAEIEDAYGHPIELVAVSDAALDERTEALASATRAAMLNAAQHAGGTVSVYVECRPEQLEVFVRDRGAGFDLDAVPADRIGVRGSIIGRMQRAGGSAAIRSTADGTEVRLVLPLPKGTENGARDDAPGAANSTGNGSTGNGSTAHAGATQKIPSTDNRVSSNGAQPQ from the coding sequence ATGAGAGAACCCTTGGTGCGTCCCCGCGAACGGATCATTGCCGGCGTCTGCGCCGGGCTGGCCGCGCACTTGGGCTGGCCCGTGAAGCTGACCCGGATCGTCATGGCCGTGCTGGTGCTTGGCGCTGGAAGCGGGTTCATCCTCTACGGATGGCTGTGGATCATGGTTCCGACCCAGGAGGAGCAGGAGAAGAAGGAACAGGTATCCGCCAACCCGCGCAGCATCGCCGAGAACTATGCGAGGCAGCTTCGCGAAGGGACCGTTCCCGCCCGGCAGCCGGGTAAAACCGGGCAGCGGGAGGTCGCGGCGGGCATTGCCCTGCTCCTGGTGGCAGCTGCCTTTATTGCCCAGCGGTTGGGCGCCGACCTGAACTGGGGCTTGTTTGTTCCGGTCGCCGCCATCGCCGGCGGTGCGGTGTTGGCCTGGACGCAGCTGGACGAGAGCCGGCGGGCGGGGCTGATGAACAGCGCCGGAGCCGACCGGGCCTCGGGCATGATCCGCCTGGCGGCGGGCCTGCTGCTGGTGGTCGCCGGCGTGCTGGTGGTGGTCTCGGGCGCAGTGAGCTGGGATGTCCTGATGTCGGGGCTGTTGGCCTCCGCTGCCGTGCTGGCCGGCGTGGCACTGGTGTTCACACCGTGGGCGATAAAGCACTGGCGGGACCTGGAAGCCGAGCGGTCCGGACGGATTCGGCAGACCGAGCGGGCCGAAATTGCGGCCCACCTGCACGATTCGGTCCTGCAGACCCTGGCCCTGATCCAGAAGCGCGCCGGCTCGGAGCAGGACGTCATCCGCCTCGCCCGCGCCCAGGAACGGGAGCTGAGGCAGTGGTTGTATTCCGACCGTGCCCGGGCCGAAGACCACCTCGTGGAATGCATGCGCCGGATTGCAGCAGAAATCGAGGACGCCTACGGCCACCCGATTGAGCTGGTGGCAGTCTCGGATGCCGCACTGGATGAGCGGACCGAAGCCTTGGCCTCCGCTACGCGGGCTGCCATGCTGAACGCCGCCCAGCATGCCGGCGGCACGGTTTCGGTCTATGTTGAATGCAGGCCGGAGCAGCTTGAAGTCTTCGTGCGGGACCGCGGCGCCGGATTCGACCTGGACGCTGTGCCTGCTGACCGGATCGGCGTGCGGGGATCCATCATCGGACGGATGCAGCGTGCAGGGGGCAGCGCGGCCATCCGCAGCACTGCCGACGGCACCGAGGTTCGGCTGGTGCTGCCGCTGCCGAAAGGCACGGAAAACGGTGCCCGTGACGACGCACCCGGCGCGGCGAACAGCACGGGCAACGGCAGCACGGGCAACGGCAGCACGGCCCATGCCGGTGCAACACAGAAGATTCCCTCGACGGACAACCGCGTATCGAGCAACGGAGCACAACCCCAATGA
- a CDS encoding GNAT family N-acetyltransferase yields MNLDSGTIAIIQLAWSRHLGLADNALAETDTGERIYSVQDQADTACFLRLFGAEVFSGPEWAADRARTQSAAQLTRNSGLIQMSMEHGGRVLGAEQLFFADVFPSVIPLDELAVSNEPALAVVLERLCPPDDVAEAGLAEKEEVFVLVDDSQDEPRPVAGAGYSITDGILADMSVLTAPGHRLRGLGSYISSVALEDAMAGGLIPQWRARMDNVGAARTAVGSGFIPAGSRTSVALNA; encoded by the coding sequence ATGAATCTGGACTCGGGAACCATCGCGATCATCCAGCTGGCCTGGTCCCGCCATCTGGGCCTGGCGGATAATGCCCTGGCGGAGACGGACACCGGCGAACGCATCTACAGCGTCCAGGACCAGGCCGACACAGCATGCTTCCTGCGCCTTTTCGGTGCCGAGGTTTTCAGCGGCCCCGAATGGGCTGCCGACCGCGCCCGGACCCAAAGCGCTGCGCAGCTGACCCGCAATTCAGGGCTCATCCAGATGTCCATGGAACACGGCGGACGGGTCCTGGGCGCCGAGCAGCTGTTTTTCGCTGACGTTTTCCCGAGCGTCATTCCGCTCGACGAGCTTGCCGTGAGCAACGAACCGGCTCTCGCCGTCGTTCTCGAACGGCTGTGCCCTCCGGACGACGTGGCGGAGGCCGGTCTGGCGGAGAAGGAAGAAGTCTTTGTCCTGGTGGACGATTCCCAGGACGAGCCGCGCCCCGTGGCAGGTGCGGGATACAGCATCACCGACGGAATCCTGGCGGACATGAGCGTGCTGACCGCCCCGGGCCACCGGCTGCGCGGGCTGGGCAGCTACATCAGTTCGGTGGCCCTTGAGGACGCCATGGCAGGCGGCTTGATCCCGCAGTGGCGGGCCCGGATGGACAACGTAGGCGCCGCCAGGACCGCAGTGGGATCCGGTTTCATCCCCGCCGGAAGCCGCACCTCCGTGGCCCTGAACGCCTAG
- the rplK gene encoding 50S ribosomal protein L11, whose protein sequence is MAPKKKVTGLIKLQINAGAANPAPPIGPALGQHGVNIMEFCKAYNAATESQRGNVIPVEITVYEDRSFTFITKTPPAAQLIKKAAGVAKGSATPHTTKVANLTQAQVEEIATMKMEDLNANDVQAAAKIIAGTARSMGITVQG, encoded by the coding sequence ATGGCCCCCAAGAAAAAGGTCACCGGCCTCATCAAGCTGCAGATCAACGCAGGTGCCGCCAACCCGGCTCCTCCGATTGGTCCGGCACTTGGCCAGCACGGTGTCAACATCATGGAATTCTGCAAGGCGTACAACGCTGCAACGGAATCCCAGCGCGGCAACGTTATCCCGGTGGAAATCACCGTCTACGAAGACCGTTCCTTCACCTTCATCACGAAGACTCCTCCGGCTGCACAGCTGATCAAGAAGGCTGCCGGTGTCGCCAAGGGTTCCGCAACCCCGCACACCACCAAGGTTGCCAACCTGACCCAGGCACAGGTCGAAGAGATCGCCACCATGAAGATGGAAGACCTCAACGCCAACGATGTCCAGGCAGCTGCCAAGATCATCGCCGGCACCGCCCGTTCGATGGGCATCACGGTACAGGGCTAA
- a CDS encoding PspC domain-containing protein, translated as MNPSPSPDPGAQRPAARPSAEHRPAPAGSHAAGNGSTSTGSTPAGGPGAQSSGGFHSGFFNWVRSLGLPRGGDRWFGGVATGIAARTGLDPVLVRGLFVVLGAFGIGLLVYGVAWALLPEPDGRIHLEEAIRGDWASGMTGALIFTILGMGGPGASFLGADSWFGAVVWTLFWIGAGVAAVYWFSTGKGRFHLSGQRTAADASADPDSTVAFAPPAGTGASAPEARPGKPVSLAKPGMDAAGTEPVGSPPAGGTAPFAAAPLGGFAVPSGPVPPPAAESKRNAESAGKAKHVPGAPGSFAAALFGAALLAGGTVLALDYLNLLSLGAPVSVALAAAAAVLGFGIVILGVVGRHSGGIGAVAVAALVASLLTQGSMVNANLLVASNADWVPRDAAQAGGGYTVIAANGTVDLRETETSGNFEVPASVAAGNLAILVPDDAPVTIRFGMAAGNVEVNDGSDRQEYSGLWQPSDERTLNDGADGDRITIDVRGLAGNVLVTTEESDL; from the coding sequence ATGAACCCTTCCCCATCCCCTGATCCCGGGGCCCAACGCCCCGCAGCGCGTCCTTCCGCTGAGCATCGTCCGGCCCCTGCAGGCAGCCACGCGGCAGGCAACGGTTCCACGAGCACCGGTTCGACCCCCGCGGGAGGACCCGGCGCACAGTCATCCGGCGGATTCCACAGCGGTTTCTTTAACTGGGTCCGCTCCCTTGGCCTTCCGCGCGGCGGTGACCGCTGGTTCGGCGGCGTCGCGACCGGGATCGCTGCGCGCACCGGGCTGGACCCCGTGCTTGTCCGCGGACTGTTCGTAGTCCTCGGCGCTTTTGGCATCGGACTGCTGGTTTACGGCGTCGCCTGGGCACTGCTCCCGGAACCGGACGGCAGGATCCATCTCGAAGAGGCGATCCGCGGCGACTGGGCATCCGGCATGACCGGAGCACTCATTTTCACCATCCTCGGCATGGGCGGGCCCGGTGCTTCCTTCCTCGGCGCGGACAGCTGGTTCGGCGCCGTCGTCTGGACACTGTTCTGGATCGGTGCGGGCGTGGCCGCCGTTTACTGGTTCTCCACAGGCAAGGGCCGGTTCCACCTTTCCGGGCAGAGGACCGCTGCGGATGCGTCCGCGGACCCGGACAGCACCGTCGCCTTCGCTCCTCCTGCCGGTACCGGGGCCAGCGCGCCGGAAGCCCGTCCCGGGAAGCCCGTATCGCTTGCGAAACCCGGCATGGACGCCGCCGGCACCGAGCCTGTTGGCTCTCCACCCGCCGGCGGCACGGCTCCCTTTGCCGCCGCACCGCTCGGCGGGTTTGCCGTTCCGTCCGGACCGGTGCCGCCCCCGGCGGCCGAATCGAAGCGGAACGCCGAATCCGCCGGTAAGGCAAAGCACGTCCCGGGAGCCCCGGGGTCCTTCGCCGCGGCCCTGTTCGGTGCCGCCCTGCTCGCAGGCGGGACCGTCCTCGCCCTGGACTACCTCAACCTCCTTTCCCTTGGCGCACCGGTATCCGTTGCCCTGGCAGCGGCGGCCGCCGTCCTGGGCTTCGGCATCGTGATCCTGGGCGTGGTTGGCAGGCACTCCGGCGGGATCGGCGCGGTGGCAGTAGCAGCACTCGTCGCTTCCCTCCTGACCCAGGGCAGCATGGTCAACGCCAACCTCCTGGTGGCCAGCAATGCGGACTGGGTGCCCCGGGACGCTGCCCAGGCGGGCGGCGGCTACACCGTGATCGCCGCCAACGGCACCGTTGACCTGCGCGAGACCGAGACTTCGGGGAACTTCGAGGTCCCGGCCAGCGTCGCCGCAGGGAACCTCGCCATCCTCGTGCCCGACGACGCGCCGGTAACCATCAGGTTCGGCATGGCTGCGGGAAATGTCGAGGTCAACGACGGGTCGGACCGGCAGGAATACAGCGGGCTGTGGCAGCCGTCCGACGAGCGCACGCTCAACGACGGCGCCGACGGAGACCGGATCACCATTGATGTCCGCGGACTCGCGGGCAACGTACTCGTCACGACTGAAGAAAGCGACCTCTAG
- a CDS encoding FABP family protein produces MPMEIPTDLTPELVPLSWLLGTWEGSGRLGEGEADSEHFTQKVTFTQNGLPYLQYTAESWLTDEQGTRLRPLAVETGFWALDRPLNDADGGPGLVPADIVPALRSADEVEELRNDAGGFDITATIVHPGGIAELYYGQIKGPQIQLSTDVVMRGVNSKEYSAATRIYGLVNGDLYWRWDVASEGEALKAHASAILNKTS; encoded by the coding sequence ATGCCAATGGAGATCCCCACCGATCTGACCCCGGAACTGGTACCGCTGTCCTGGCTCCTCGGCACCTGGGAGGGCTCCGGACGGCTGGGCGAAGGCGAGGCTGATTCGGAGCACTTCACACAGAAGGTCACGTTCACCCAGAACGGTCTGCCGTACCTGCAGTACACCGCGGAAAGCTGGCTCACCGATGAGCAGGGCACCCGCCTGCGGCCGCTGGCCGTCGAGACCGGATTCTGGGCCCTCGACCGCCCCCTGAACGACGCCGACGGCGGTCCCGGCCTGGTTCCGGCGGATATCGTGCCGGCCCTCCGCAGCGCTGACGAGGTCGAGGAGCTGCGCAATGACGCCGGTGGTTTCGATATCACCGCCACCATCGTGCACCCCGGAGGCATCGCCGAGCTGTACTACGGGCAGATCAAGGGACCGCAGATCCAGTTGAGCACCGATGTGGTGATGCGCGGCGTGAATTCCAAGGAATACTCGGCAGCCACCCGGATCTACGGGCTGGTCAACGGCGACCTTTATTGGCGCTGGGACGTTGCTTCCGAGGGTGAGGCCCTGAAGGCCCATGCCTCGGCCATCCTGAACAAGACCTCCTAA
- a CDS encoding ankyrin repeat domain-containing protein: protein MSTPESRPPIDDDVIELAGMVFDAARAGDTEGIRRYLDAGVPVNLTNGSGDNLLMLASYHGHADLTALLVERGADVNTQNDRGQTPLAGAAFKGYVEIFRILAEAGADPDAGSPTGRDTAGFFKRQEMLDLLG, encoded by the coding sequence ATGAGCACCCCCGAATCCCGTCCCCCGATTGACGATGACGTTATCGAGCTCGCAGGCATGGTCTTTGATGCCGCGCGTGCCGGCGACACCGAAGGGATCCGCCGCTACCTTGACGCCGGCGTGCCCGTGAACCTGACGAACGGCTCGGGAGACAACCTGCTGATGCTGGCCTCCTACCACGGCCACGCGGACCTGACCGCGCTGTTGGTGGAACGGGGAGCGGATGTCAACACGCAGAATGACCGCGGCCAGACACCGCTTGCCGGTGCGGCGTTCAAGGGATACGTGGAGATCTTCCGGATCCTGGCGGAAGCGGGTGCGGATCCCGACGCCGGGTCGCCCACCGGGCGGGACACCGCCGGGTTCTTCAAGCGGCAGGAAATGCTGGACCTGCTCGGTTAG